The Deinococcus taeanensis genome has a window encoding:
- a CDS encoding ArgE/DapE family deacylase, whose translation MPETLTDLLAALIRLDSTNPALVPGGAGEAVIARYVVQWLTEHDIPAELDEAAPGRFSVIATVKGTGGGRTLLLNAHLDTVGTEGMTAPFDPVVRGGRMSGRGAYDMKSGLAACLMALLDAKATPLRGDVILTAVADEEHASLGMQSVLRRVTADAAIVTEPTELCVCVAHKGFTWHEIITHGRAAHGSRPDLGVDAIAHMGRVLGKLEGLGQALTARPAHPLLGHGSLHASLITGGQELSSYPERCTLQVERRTLPGETPEAVTQEIEALLTDLKADPTFHAEHRVTLARDPFGVAPNAPIVQILQRAAEQQLGAPPAVIGQTFWMDSAFLAAAGIPTVVFGPRGGGAHATEEWVDLASAEQCRQILTATLRAFCA comes from the coding sequence GTGCCTGAGACGCTGACCGACCTGCTGGCGGCCCTGATCCGCCTGGACTCCACCAACCCCGCCCTGGTCCCCGGGGGTGCCGGCGAGGCGGTCATCGCTCGCTATGTCGTTCAGTGGCTCACCGAGCATGACATTCCCGCCGAACTTGACGAAGCCGCCCCCGGCCGCTTCAGCGTCATCGCCACGGTCAAAGGAACTGGTGGCGGCCGCACCCTGCTGCTCAACGCCCACCTCGACACCGTCGGCACTGAGGGCATGACTGCACCGTTTGACCCCGTGGTGCGCGGCGGCCGCATGTCCGGGCGCGGCGCCTACGACATGAAAAGTGGCCTCGCGGCCTGCCTGATGGCGCTCCTCGACGCCAAGGCGACCCCTCTGCGCGGCGACGTCATCCTGACCGCCGTCGCCGATGAGGAACACGCCAGCCTCGGCATGCAGTCCGTGCTGCGGCGCGTCACGGCCGACGCCGCCATCGTCACCGAACCCACCGAGCTGTGCGTCTGCGTGGCGCACAAGGGTTTTACCTGGCACGAGATCATCACCCATGGCCGCGCCGCCCACGGCTCCCGGCCCGACCTGGGCGTGGACGCCATCGCCCACATGGGCCGCGTCCTGGGGAAACTCGAAGGCCTCGGTCAGGCGCTGACAGCCCGGCCGGCACACCCTCTTCTGGGCCACGGCAGTCTGCACGCCTCCCTGATTACCGGCGGCCAGGAACTGTCGAGCTACCCCGAGCGCTGCACCCTGCAGGTCGAGCGCCGCACCCTGCCCGGCGAGACCCCTGAAGCGGTCACGCAGGAGATCGAGGCGCTGCTGACGGACCTGAAGGCCGACCCGACCTTCCACGCCGAGCACCGCGTCACACTTGCCCGCGACCCGTTCGGCGTCGCGCCGAACGCGCCCATCGTTCAGATCCTCCAGCGTGCAGCTGAGCAGCAGCTCGGCGCCCCGCCCGCCGTGATCGGCCAGACCTTCTGGATGGACTCCGCCTTCCTGGCCGCCGCAGGCATTCCCACCGTGGTGTTCGGCCCACGCGGTGGTGGCGCCCACGCCACCGAGGAGTGGGTGGACCTCGCCTCTGCCGAGCAGTGCCGGCAGATCCTGACCGCCACCCTCCGCGCGTTCTGCGCCTGA
- a CDS encoding diaminopropionate ammonia-lyase: MTMDTVRTYFKPAPAITVATPPDPALLAFHQRLPGYAPTPLVRAPQLAQALGVRDAWVKDEANRLGLPAYKILGASWAVYRELETRYGPFTPWSTLKELRAQLQKHLPLTLVTATDGNHGRAVARTARWLGLEAHILVPEDMVPARIQAIEGEGARVDVIHGTYDEAVAAAARRADDRHLVISDTAWDGYTRVPGWVVEGYGTIFQEIDRQLAEQGGQQPDVVAAQMGVGSLAMAVVQHYRAPGRETRVVGVEPTHAACVLRSLEAGELTEVPGPHVSIMAGLNCGNTSPLAWPYLQGGLSAAVAISDRQAEDAMRLLARDGVVSGESGAAGAGGLLALLTGDGAHATRTAVGLTPHSTVLVISTEGDTDPEAYARIIQASTNHAWP; this comes from the coding sequence ATGACCATGGACACTGTGCGCACGTACTTCAAGCCGGCCCCCGCCATCACGGTGGCCACTCCGCCCGACCCCGCCCTGCTGGCGTTCCACCAGCGGCTGCCCGGCTACGCCCCCACCCCCCTGGTGCGCGCCCCCCAGCTCGCGCAGGCCCTGGGGGTCCGGGACGCCTGGGTCAAGGACGAAGCCAACCGGCTGGGCCTGCCCGCCTACAAGATTCTCGGGGCGTCCTGGGCGGTGTACCGCGAACTGGAGACCCGCTACGGGCCGTTCACGCCCTGGTCCACCCTGAAGGAGCTGCGTGCGCAGCTTCAAAAGCATCTGCCTCTCACGCTGGTGACCGCCACGGACGGCAATCATGGCCGCGCCGTGGCCCGCACCGCGCGCTGGCTGGGCCTTGAGGCGCACATCCTGGTCCCGGAGGACATGGTGCCCGCCCGCATCCAGGCCATCGAGGGGGAAGGCGCGCGGGTGGACGTTATCCACGGCACCTACGACGAGGCGGTCGCGGCCGCGGCCCGGCGCGCGGACGACCGGCACCTGGTGATCAGTGACACCGCCTGGGACGGGTACACCCGCGTGCCCGGCTGGGTGGTGGAAGGCTACGGCACCATTTTCCAGGAGATTGACCGGCAACTGGCGGAACAGGGAGGTCAGCAGCCGGATGTAGTCGCCGCGCAGATGGGCGTCGGCTCGCTGGCCATGGCGGTCGTGCAGCACTACCGCGCCCCAGGCCGCGAGACGCGGGTCGTCGGTGTCGAGCCCACCCACGCCGCGTGTGTGCTGCGCTCGCTGGAAGCGGGCGAGCTGACCGAGGTGCCGGGGCCGCACGTGTCGATCATGGCGGGGCTGAACTGCGGGAACACCTCCCCCCTCGCGTGGCCGTACCTGCAAGGTGGGCTGAGCGCGGCCGTCGCCATTTCCGACCGGCAGGCGGAAGACGCGATGCGCCTGCTGGCCCGGGACGGCGTGGTTTCAGGAGAAAGTGGCGCTGCCGGCGCGGGTGGCCTGCTGGCGCTGCTCACCGGCGACGGCGCGCATGCCACCCGCACGGCCGTGGGCCTGACACCGCACAGCACAGTGCTGGTCATTTCCACGGAAGGTGACACCGATCCGGAGGCGTATGCCCGAATCATCCAGGCCAGCACAAACCACGCTTGGCCCTGA
- a CDS encoding DUF945 family protein, with amino-acid sequence MTTAALLLGGAGLAVVAGQQTQRDVQEQLGRTKKALEDSGVATMVSSPYEGNALGGTQVTTITLMPESDEPFVITLTSHVHNGPFPQGKMFGAASVTTDVTFPTEVQTQLDKAFGGQKISLNTLVKFGGNSVTTYRVPEGQFTDDGMTATWKAASGTVTAEGDRVRSDGQWPGLTMKGDSGLVTVGASTWFMTGENAPDGLGNAAATINVGDITGTEDGKTLFRLGPVKAESEIKSDAKFVSSSVRYHVAQAAFEDKTLDNLNLNLTLSRLDRKALAQLSRLDVEDENFDPEAINPIIEALLKGAPALSIDRFSVGSGKDEVQLNAKAALKAEANVDWSDLMLNPEALMSMVKVQAHAEGEAQAIEALGARFAPSKEEVSAMLQMSQEQGMLLKKGSRLVTDVQLDDSGVKVNGVPIQ; translated from the coding sequence ATGACCACCGCCGCCCTCCTCCTCGGAGGCGCCGGCCTCGCGGTGGTGGCCGGTCAACAAACCCAGCGTGACGTGCAGGAACAGCTCGGCCGCACGAAAAAAGCCCTGGAGGACTCCGGCGTCGCCACCATGGTGAGCAGCCCGTACGAAGGCAACGCCCTGGGCGGCACGCAGGTCACCACCATCACCCTGATGCCCGAGAGTGACGAGCCCTTCGTGATCACCCTGACCAGCCACGTCCACAACGGCCCCTTCCCCCAGGGCAAAATGTTTGGGGCGGCCAGTGTCACCACCGACGTGACCTTTCCCACCGAGGTTCAGACGCAACTGGACAAAGCCTTCGGGGGCCAGAAGATCAGCCTCAACACGCTCGTCAAGTTCGGGGGAAACAGCGTCACGACCTACCGGGTGCCGGAGGGCCAGTTCACCGATGACGGGATGACCGCCACCTGGAAAGCCGCCAGCGGCACGGTGACTGCTGAAGGCGACCGCGTCCGGTCCGACGGTCAGTGGCCCGGCCTCACCATGAAGGGTGACAGCGGCCTCGTGACGGTCGGCGCGTCCACCTGGTTCATGACCGGCGAGAACGCCCCGGACGGCCTGGGCAACGCCGCGGCGACCATCAACGTCGGGGACATCACAGGCACCGAAGATGGCAAGACGCTGTTCCGCCTGGGACCGGTCAAAGCCGAGAGCGAGATCAAAAGCGACGCGAAATTCGTGTCCAGCAGCGTGCGTTACCACGTCGCCCAGGCCGCCTTCGAGGACAAGACCCTCGACAACCTGAACCTCAACCTCACGCTCAGCCGCCTGGACCGCAAGGCCCTGGCGCAACTGAGCAGGCTCGACGTCGAGGACGAGAACTTCGATCCGGAGGCCATCAATCCGATCATCGAGGCGCTTCTGAAGGGCGCTCCAGCCCTGTCGATCGACCGCTTCTCGGTGGGCAGCGGCAAGGATGAAGTGCAACTCAATGCCAAGGCGGCCCTGAAGGCGGAGGCGAACGTCGACTGGAGCGACCTGATGCTCAACCCTGAGGCGCTGATGTCCATGGTGAAGGTCCAGGCGCACGCCGAAGGGGAGGCGCAGGCGATCGAGGCGCTGGGGGCCCGGTTCGCCCCCAGCAAGGAGGAGGTCAGCGCCATGCTGCAGATGAGCCAGGAGCAGGGCATGCTTCTCAAGAAGGGCAGCCGCCTCGTGACCGACGTGCAGCTCGACGACAGCGGCGTGAAGGTCAACGGCGTGCCGATCCAGTAA
- a CDS encoding WG repeat-containing protein, producing the protein MPSDPHSLLPAQLPPLTSPWPGALWRGRAVFPVFQGRANRRPWVGALLVVLGLGQVAQAAAGPLVQIKLVPVCVTTLYQGCGLVDRGGNWTVRPWYTDIRENGGGWTVEKQSGLTGWLGADGTVVIEPRFEFIGQFAGGLAPARLHGKDAKYGYIGTSGRWVIPPKFTAATAFSEGLASVQWTEGARERSGYIDPRGRTVIPTLEWSDRPFVDGRTTVMRRVSEHAATVCTGIDRRGRELVRTTGKESCAVTVVPGGGWTVQSDDVTRLVDRNNRRTLFAVQGEEAYIHGDPEGSPVTGLGVFSTGQESGLLDLRTGRVLIAPRAGQHLGFHGEGRVSYRREKNGQTVYGFLDSSGRPVIPARYASSGQFQHGRVMVTLPPAPPSGEGRPVVLNLQGQELPGFKALRPTSIELAPWEGDVQTPVRRNAARVTTDQDEVVWTDLDGRPFLRVRASRRCAIDEAFNRKGQRIWPADSAGVCRVNDAGFAEYGALTPAQKALLDHKHAFERDRLNDQAYLRAQGKRTVFDWVASPEEQRAERLIREADWLDGPQDVSLSPGVRLSVPAGYRYLPAEALAALRRRLSDGAAPAPAGAVPVRTGWLLGPHEHWRTEISVVQRGHMDLTQPLPGADELLETMKVYTAGSLAGGTGAASFRHLAWLLPPRLDPVRPQLTYAYTDAPVDVSGRRDVLNVALFGRREVVALSTVWRSPLQAMHFELFQEDVLKLSGQIHFVPGHRYQDHQVGEAVAPVALETLMTGPPPQEITRIGEAIADMEQRRQARINGRLLALLVILGVVTLGFTARWWKPAPAAAVPADPSRSRPAGGAQAQRRTPRKQGRKRR; encoded by the coding sequence ATGCCTTCTGATCCTCACTCCCTCCTGCCTGCGCAGTTGCCGCCCCTGACCAGCCCCTGGCCCGGTGCACTGTGGCGGGGGCGGGCTGTGTTCCCGGTTTTCCAGGGCCGGGCCAACCGGCGGCCGTGGGTGGGCGCACTGCTCGTTGTGCTGGGCCTGGGACAGGTGGCGCAGGCAGCAGCCGGCCCCCTGGTACAGATAAAGCTCGTGCCCGTCTGCGTGACGACGCTGTACCAGGGGTGCGGCCTGGTCGACCGCGGGGGCAACTGGACAGTCCGGCCCTGGTACACGGACATCCGTGAAAACGGCGGCGGCTGGACCGTAGAGAAGCAGTCGGGTCTCACGGGGTGGCTCGGGGCGGACGGCACAGTTGTCATCGAGCCGCGGTTTGAATTCATCGGGCAGTTCGCCGGTGGGCTTGCGCCGGCCAGGCTGCACGGCAAGGACGCGAAGTACGGGTATATCGGCACCTCGGGGCGCTGGGTCATTCCACCGAAGTTCACCGCCGCCACGGCCTTCAGTGAAGGCCTGGCGAGCGTGCAGTGGACCGAAGGCGCACGGGAGCGTTCCGGCTACATTGACCCGCGTGGGCGGACCGTCATCCCGACCCTGGAGTGGTCCGACAGACCGTTTGTGGATGGACGGACCACGGTCATGCGCCGGGTTTCCGAACATGCCGCGACCGTCTGCACCGGCATTGACCGGAGGGGCCGTGAACTCGTCCGGACGACAGGCAAGGAAAGCTGCGCCGTGACGGTGGTGCCGGGCGGCGGGTGGACAGTGCAGAGCGACGACGTCACGCGGCTGGTCGACCGCAACAACCGGCGGACCCTGTTTGCGGTTCAGGGGGAGGAAGCCTACATCCACGGTGACCCTGAAGGCAGCCCGGTCACTGGCCTGGGGGTCTTCAGCACAGGTCAGGAAAGCGGCCTGCTCGACCTGCGCACCGGCCGGGTCCTGATCGCCCCGCGCGCAGGTCAGCACCTGGGGTTTCACGGTGAGGGGCGCGTATCGTACCGGCGGGAGAAGAACGGGCAGACGGTCTACGGGTTCCTGGATTCCTCGGGCCGTCCGGTTATCCCGGCCCGGTATGCCAGCTCAGGTCAATTCCAGCACGGCCGCGTGATGGTGACCCTACCCCCGGCACCCCCCAGCGGTGAAGGGCGGCCGGTGGTGCTGAACCTGCAGGGACAGGAACTCCCCGGCTTCAAGGCGCTGCGGCCCACGAGCATTGAACTGGCTCCCTGGGAAGGTGATGTTCAGACTCCGGTGCGCCGCAACGCGGCCAGAGTCACCACCGATCAGGACGAGGTGGTCTGGACGGACCTGGACGGGCGGCCGTTTCTGCGCGTGCGCGCGAGCAGGCGCTGCGCCATTGACGAAGCGTTCAACCGCAAAGGGCAGCGCATCTGGCCGGCAGACAGCGCCGGGGTCTGCCGGGTCAATGACGCCGGATTTGCAGAGTACGGTGCCCTGACGCCGGCTCAGAAGGCCCTGCTGGACCACAAGCACGCCTTTGAACGCGACCGTCTGAACGACCAGGCCTATCTGAGGGCGCAGGGCAAACGGACTGTGTTCGACTGGGTGGCGTCACCGGAAGAACAGCGGGCCGAGCGGCTGATCCGTGAGGCGGACTGGCTCGACGGCCCACAGGACGTCTCACTGAGCCCGGGTGTGCGGCTGTCGGTGCCGGCCGGTTACCGCTATCTACCGGCTGAGGCGCTCGCGGCGCTGAGACGCCGGCTGAGCGACGGCGCTGCGCCGGCTCCAGCAGGGGCGGTTCCCGTGCGCACCGGCTGGCTGCTGGGCCCACATGAACACTGGCGCACGGAGATCTCGGTGGTGCAGCGCGGCCACATGGACCTCACGCAGCCGCTGCCGGGCGCGGATGAGCTGCTGGAGACCATGAAGGTCTACACCGCCGGGTCGCTGGCCGGTGGGACCGGCGCTGCCAGCTTCCGGCACCTGGCGTGGCTGCTCCCGCCTCGGCTGGACCCGGTGCGCCCGCAGCTGACGTACGCCTACACCGACGCGCCTGTTGACGTGAGCGGGCGCCGGGACGTCCTGAACGTGGCGCTGTTCGGGCGGCGTGAGGTGGTCGCTCTCTCCACGGTGTGGCGCTCTCCTTTGCAGGCGATGCACTTCGAGCTTTTTCAGGAGGACGTGCTGAAGCTCAGCGGGCAGATCCACTTTGTGCCGGGGCACCGCTACCAGGACCACCAGGTGGGTGAGGCGGTGGCCCCGGTCGCCCTGGAAACGTTGATGACCGGTCCACCACCGCAGGAGATCACCAGGATCGGTGAGGCCATCGCCGACATGGAGCAGCGGCGTCAGGCCCGGATCAACGGCAGGCTGCTGGCGCTGCTGGTGATCCTGGGCGTGGTGACGCTGGGGTTCACTGCACGGTGGTGGAAGCCGGCGCCCGCGGCCGCTGTACCCGCAGACCCCAGCCGCTCACGACCGGCAGGGGGAGCGCAGGCCCAACGCCGCACGCCACGTAAGCAAGGCCGCAAAAGACGGTAG
- a CDS encoding vWA domain-containing protein, whose protein sequence is MKAATKTLSRVLLSGLLLGCAPAAREQTLDVLAGSELSDLEGPVLDAIARNTGVRLKLRSTGTIDAAERIAAGQGADLAWLSSDRYLQLHPGAARRILARTPTMLSPVVLGVRQDLARQWGWEKGVSWKDVAVKAGNGEFSYAMTNPAASNSGFSALVGVTSALAGGGDAVALEKLDTPEVRGFARGVALSAGSSGFLADAYVRDQDTLGGMINYESVITQLNASGRLRTPLTVLMPEEGVVTADYPLMLLNPDARAAYGRVTAYLKTPQAQALVRERTGRRTPGGQTDAPPELAFPGSLGAIDATLRAYLDENRRPASTTFVLDISGSMRGERLAALKRALQALAGGDVSVTGRYARFAPREQVRLITFADRVHDLKTFEVGPSGNEGAALRQIHDYAGRLELQGGTAIYAALNEALRHLKAEGPQPERIRTVVLMTDGENNEGPELEAFLAQYATQPAHVRAARIFPILFGEARPDEMAQVARVSGGRVFDARSTPLPIIFKDIRAYQ, encoded by the coding sequence GTGAAGGCGGCCACGAAAACGCTCAGCCGGGTGCTGCTCAGCGGCCTGCTCCTGGGCTGCGCCCCTGCCGCGCGGGAGCAGACGCTCGACGTTCTGGCCGGTTCGGAACTGAGCGACCTTGAAGGCCCGGTGCTCGACGCCATTGCCAGGAACACCGGTGTCCGGCTCAAGCTCCGCTCTACTGGCACCATCGACGCGGCCGAACGCATCGCTGCCGGTCAGGGGGCTGACCTCGCGTGGCTGTCCAGTGACCGCTACCTGCAGCTGCACCCCGGCGCGGCGCGGCGCATCCTCGCGCGGACGCCCACCATGCTCAGCCCCGTGGTTCTGGGCGTGCGTCAGGACCTCGCGCGGCAGTGGGGCTGGGAGAAGGGCGTCTCGTGGAAAGACGTCGCGGTGAAGGCAGGAAACGGGGAATTCAGCTACGCCATGACCAACCCGGCGGCGTCAAATTCCGGTTTCAGCGCGCTGGTCGGCGTGACGTCCGCCCTGGCCGGTGGCGGTGACGCGGTGGCCCTGGAGAAGCTCGACACGCCGGAGGTGCGCGGCTTTGCGCGGGGTGTGGCCCTGAGTGCCGGGTCCAGCGGATTTCTCGCGGACGCCTACGTGCGTGATCAGGACACGCTCGGCGGCATGATCAACTACGAGAGTGTCATCACGCAGCTCAACGCCTCCGGGCGGCTGCGTACCCCCCTGACGGTCCTGATGCCCGAGGAGGGGGTCGTCACCGCCGACTACCCCTTGATGCTGCTCAACCCTGACGCCCGCGCAGCGTACGGCCGCGTCACCGCCTACCTGAAAACCCCGCAGGCGCAGGCGCTGGTCCGGGAGCGCACCGGCCGGCGCACCCCCGGTGGGCAGACGGACGCGCCACCCGAACTGGCGTTTCCTGGTTCGCTCGGCGCGATTGACGCGACGCTGCGGGCCTACCTCGACGAGAACCGCCGCCCGGCCAGCACCACCTTCGTCCTGGACATCAGCGGCTCGATGCGCGGTGAGCGCCTGGCGGCGCTGAAACGCGCCTTGCAGGCCCTGGCCGGGGGGGACGTCAGCGTCACCGGCCGGTACGCCCGCTTCGCGCCGCGCGAGCAGGTCCGGCTGATCACCTTCGCCGACCGGGTTCATGACCTGAAGACCTTCGAGGTGGGCCCCAGCGGCAACGAAGGCGCGGCACTCCGGCAGATTCACGACTATGCCGGACGTCTCGAACTGCAGGGGGGCACGGCCATCTACGCGGCCCTCAACGAGGCCCTCAGGCACCTGAAGGCCGAGGGGCCGCAGCCTGAACGGATCCGCACGGTGGTCCTGATGACCGACGGCGAGAACAACGAAGGCCCGGAACTCGAGGCGTTCCTCGCGCAGTACGCCACTCAGCCGGCGCATGTCCGGGCGGCGCGCATCTTTCCGATTCTGTTCGGCGAAGCCCGCCCTGACGAGATGGCACAAGTCGCCCGGGTGAGTGGCGGGCGGGTGTTCGACGCGCGCTCCACGCCGCTGCCCATCATCTTCAAGGACATCCGTGCGTACCAGTAA
- a CDS encoding GNAT family N-acetyltransferase, whose protein sequence is MSQVIPTLTTHRLRLRPFAEPDEPGLIDLLRSPQVADGMLSIPSPYPPELARSWILSRAAAAEQGQALSWAITLAETSQLLGGVTLSPDPGRTRAELGYWLGVPFWGRGYASEALPVILEFGYDHLGLHRIQATVFPRNRASARVLEKSAFRREGVLRGFARKGDTFEDLIMYARLRTDETEHHTGRPH, encoded by the coding sequence ATGAGTCAGGTTATCCCCACGCTGACCACCCATCGCCTGCGTCTTCGGCCCTTCGCCGAGCCCGATGAGCCTGGCTTGATTGACCTGCTCAGGTCGCCGCAGGTGGCCGACGGCATGCTGTCCATCCCCTCACCGTATCCGCCGGAGCTGGCACGGTCCTGGATTCTGTCCCGGGCGGCAGCGGCCGAACAGGGGCAGGCCTTGTCCTGGGCCATTACGCTGGCGGAGACGTCCCAGCTGTTGGGTGGGGTCACCCTGAGCCCCGACCCGGGGCGGACGCGCGCCGAGCTCGGGTATTGGCTCGGCGTACCGTTCTGGGGGCGCGGCTACGCCTCCGAGGCCCTGCCAGTCATCCTTGAGTTCGGGTACGACCATCTGGGGCTCCACCGCATTCAAGCCACGGTTTTTCCACGGAACCGGGCGTCAGCGCGAGTCCTGGAAAAATCCGCTTTCCGGCGGGAAGGCGTATTGCGCGGATTCGCACGAAAGGGCGACACGTTTGAGGACCTCATCATGTATGCGAGGCTGCGCACTGACGAGACAGAGCACCACACCGGGCGTCCGCATTGA
- a CDS encoding IS5 family transposase — translation MWREEITDEQWARLEPLLPPLVGLGRPYLAHRPVVSGIVWVLRTGAPWRDVPERFGKWTTIASRFRRWTAKGIWQTIWAELQRLADMQGQLDWSMHFVDGTVVRAHQCAAGARGGQADEALGRSRGGFSTKIHLRAEGHGKPMVFVLSGGERHESKFLQPLVETGAVKREGRGRPRVRPDRIVGDKGYSYTTTRKYLHSRGIRVTIPRRKDQGDDLCFDAVVYKERNKVERLVNRLKRIRRIATCYDK, via the coding sequence CTGTGGCGCGAAGAAATCACGGATGAACAATGGGCACGTCTGGAGCCTCTCCTGCCACCTCTGGTGGGTCTTGGGCGTCCCTATCTGGCGCATCGCCCCGTCGTGAGTGGCATCGTCTGGGTTCTGCGCACAGGCGCGCCGTGGCGGGACGTCCCTGAACGCTTCGGGAAGTGGACGACCATTGCCAGCCGGTTTCGTCGTTGGACGGCCAAAGGTATCTGGCAGACGATTTGGGCAGAGTTGCAACGTCTGGCTGACATGCAGGGCCAGCTCGACTGGTCCATGCACTTCGTGGACGGCACCGTGGTGCGAGCACACCAATGTGCTGCCGGCGCACGAGGCGGTCAAGCCGATGAAGCGCTCGGACGATCACGCGGTGGATTCAGTACGAAGATTCATCTGCGTGCGGAAGGGCACGGCAAACCCATGGTCTTTGTTCTCAGCGGCGGGGAGCGACATGAGTCCAAATTCCTGCAGCCGTTGGTCGAAACTGGCGCTGTGAAGCGTGAAGGACGAGGACGACCACGAGTTCGCCCTGACCGTATCGTGGGCGACAAGGGCTATAGCTACACGACGACTCGGAAGTATCTGCACAGCCGTGGCATTCGGGTCACGATACCCAGGCGCAAAGATCAGGGGGACGATCTCTGTTTCGACGCGGTCGTGTACAAGGAACGGAACAAGGTCGAACGTCTGGTCAACCGACTCAAGCGCATTCGGCGCATCGCCACGTGCTATGACAAGTGA
- a CDS encoding OsmC family protein → MDIEVQVVQVGRTTGQGTARSHHVLIDRPLDKGGEDRGMMGGEHVLIALGGCFLSNLLAAIQARGAATDNVRLSITGHLSAAPARFGAIDVLVSADTDDRAMLEKLVEIADRACIVSNTLRLAVDLHFRLA, encoded by the coding sequence ATGGACATTGAAGTGCAGGTTGTTCAGGTCGGCCGGACCACCGGTCAGGGTACGGCCCGTTCACATCACGTGTTGATTGACCGTCCCCTGGACAAAGGAGGAGAGGACCGCGGCATGATGGGCGGTGAGCATGTGCTGATCGCGCTGGGCGGTTGTTTTCTGAGCAACCTGCTGGCCGCCATTCAGGCGCGCGGGGCGGCGACAGACAATGTCCGGCTCAGCATTACCGGTCACCTGAGCGCTGCGCCGGCACGCTTCGGCGCCATCGATGTGCTGGTGTCGGCCGATACAGATGACCGGGCGATGCTGGAAAAACTGGTTGAGATCGCAGACCGCGCGTGTATCGTTTCGAACACCTTGCGGCTGGCGGTTGATCTTCACTTTCGCCTCGCCTGA
- a CDS encoding amidohydrolase family protein — MTLTEIPIYDHHAHALLHEPLWRAGPIEPYFTEATDPDILTHFARDTLFFRRSIRDLAGYYGCAPTPDAVLEARQTYSYQALATEMFQRANITTLLIDDGIWPERLWSVRESAQRLPCTVERVLRLETEVAPLIAGHDSAAALLQAFETHLRAAAPFLAGLKSIAAYRTGLDIAQHEPRDVETSFSTLKRTTPAGQVPRLNSKPLLDAVLWTALRVAADTGLPVQFHTGYGDPDLDMRLANPLHLRAVLDAPDLKGLKVVMLHCYPYLREAGYLASVYSGAYLDLGLTIPYTSVHAMRTAVHEALHLSPVTKVLFSTDAQRTPEMFWLAATWGRRVMAEALSATVQDGDLSATESEWAARRLLHDNAQALYPSPQPRP, encoded by the coding sequence ATGACGCTGACCGAGATCCCCATCTACGACCACCACGCCCACGCCCTCCTGCACGAGCCCCTCTGGCGGGCTGGGCCCATCGAGCCGTATTTCACCGAAGCCACCGATCCGGACATCCTGACGCACTTTGCCCGCGACACCCTGTTTTTCCGGCGCTCCATCCGTGACCTCGCCGGGTACTACGGCTGCGCGCCCACGCCGGACGCCGTGCTCGAGGCGAGGCAGACCTACAGTTATCAGGCGCTCGCCACCGAGATGTTTCAGCGGGCCAACATCACCACCCTGCTGATCGACGACGGCATCTGGCCCGAGCGGCTGTGGAGCGTGCGCGAAAGTGCGCAGCGCCTGCCCTGCACCGTCGAGCGCGTGCTGCGTCTCGAGACGGAGGTGGCGCCCCTCATCGCCGGGCACGACAGCGCCGCGGCGCTGCTCCAGGCCTTCGAGACGCACCTGCGGGCCGCCGCACCATTCCTGGCCGGCCTGAAAAGCATCGCCGCGTACCGCACCGGACTGGACATCGCCCAGCACGAGCCGCGAGACGTAGAAACCTCGTTCAGCACCCTCAAACGCACCACGCCGGCCGGCCAGGTGCCGCGCCTGAACAGCAAGCCGCTGCTTGACGCCGTGTTGTGGACGGCGCTGCGCGTCGCGGCCGACACGGGCCTGCCCGTACAGTTCCACACCGGGTACGGTGACCCGGACCTCGACATGCGCCTCGCCAACCCCCTGCATCTGCGCGCGGTGCTCGACGCACCGGACCTCAAGGGCCTGAAGGTGGTGATGCTGCACTGCTACCCGTACCTGCGCGAGGCCGGGTACCTCGCGAGCGTCTACAGCGGCGCCTACCTCGACCTGGGGCTCACCATCCCGTACACCAGCGTGCACGCCATGCGCACCGCCGTGCATGAGGCGCTGCACCTGTCGCCGGTCACGAAGGTGCTGTTCAGCACGGACGCGCAGCGCACCCCGGAGATGTTCTGGCTCGCCGCGACCTGGGGCCGGCGCGTCATGGCCGAGGCGCTCAGCGCCACCGTGCAGGACGGTGACCTCAGCGCCACCGAATCGGAGTGGGCCGCCCGGCGCCTCCTGCACGACAACGCCCAGGCGCTCTACCCGAGCCCTCAGCCCAGGCCCTGA